The Prionailurus viverrinus isolate Anna unplaced genomic scaffold, UM_Priviv_1.0 scaffold_35, whole genome shotgun sequence genome window below encodes:
- the GPATCH8 gene encoding G patch domain-containing protein 8 isoform X2: MGMGRMEMELDYAEDATERRRVLEVEKEDTEELRQKYKDYVDKEKAIAKALEDLRANFYCELCDKQYQKHQEFDNHINSYDHAHKQRLKDLKQREFARNVSSRSRKDEKKQEKALRRLHELAEQRKQAECAPGSGPMFRPTTVAVDEEGGDDDKDESATNSGTSATATCGLGSEFSTDKGGPFTAIQSTNTSGLAQAPGLASQGISFGIKNNPGTPLQKLGVSFSFAKKAPVKLESIASVFKDHAEEGPSEDGTKADEKGSDQGLQKMGESDGSSNLDGKKEDEDPQDGGSLASTLSKLKRMKREEGAGAAEPEYYHYIPPAHCKVKPNFPFLLFMRASEQMEGDNSMHPKNALESKKSSSPKPKGCIKVIASQGAEKTVDEVSEQQTETSAAEPSEPGSKAETKKTSGGDVSEQSLESPCQKASENQICESNPSKETSQITPAGKESQEGPKHPTGPFFPVLSKDESTALQWPSELLIFTKAEPSISYSCNPLYFDFKLSRNKDARAKGTEKPKDIGGSSKDHLQGLDAGEPNKSKERGENVEHSSGGRMDAPASGSACSSLNKQEPGGSHGSETEDTGRSLPSKKERSGKSHRHKKKKKHKKSSKHKRKHKADPEEKSSKTESGEKSKKRKKRKRKKNKSSAPADSERGPKPEPPGSGSPAPPRRRRRAQDDSQRRSLPAEEGSSGKKDESGGGGSSQDHGGKKHKGEPLTSSCQRRAGTKRSSRSSHRSRPSSGDEDSDDASSHRLHQKSPSQYSEEEEEEEDSGSEHSRSRSRSGRRHSSHRSSRRSYSSSSDASSDQSCYSRQRSYSDDSYSDYSDRSRRHSKRSHDSDDSDYASSKHRSKRHKYSSSDDDYSLSCSQSRSRSRSHTRERSRSRGRSRSSSCSRSRSKRRSRSTTAHSWQRSRSYSRDRSRSTRSPSQRSGSRKGSWGHESPEERRSGRRDFIRSKIYRSQSPHYFRSGRGEGPGKKDDSRGDDGKGTGPPSQNSNIGAGRGSEGDCSPEDKNSVTAKLLLEKIQSRKVEKKPSVSEEVLATPAKAGLKLKDPPQGYFGPKLPPSLGNKPVLPLIGKLPATRKPNSKKCEESGLERGEEQEQSETEEGPPGSSDAPFGHQFPSEETAGPLSDPLPEEPKSEEVTADHPVAPLGTPVHSDCYPGDPTISHNYLPDPSDGDTLESLDSGSQPGPVESSLLPIAPDLEHFPSYAPPSGDPSIESADGAEDASLAPLESQPITFTPEEMEKYSKLQQAAQQHIQQQLLAKQVKAFPASAALAPATPALQPIHIQQPATASATSITTVQHAILQHHAAAAAAAIGIHPHPHPQPLAQVHHIPQPHLTPISLSHLTHSIIPGHPATFLASHPIHIIPASAIHPGPFTFHPVPHAALYPTLLAPRPAAAAATALHLHPLLHPIFSGQDLQHPPSHGT; encoded by the exons AGATTGAAAGATCTCAAGCAGAGAGAGTTTGCTCGAAATGTCTCTTCAAGATCCCGCAAAGatgagaagaaacaggaaaaagccCTTCGGCGGCTCCATGAATTGGctgagcaaaggaaacaagctgAATG TGCACCTGGAAGCGGTCCCATGTTCAGACCAACCACAGTGGCTGTAGATGAAGAAGGTGGAGATGATGATAAAGATGAATCAGCTACAAACAGTGGCACAAGTGCCACAGCCACTTGTGGCCTGGGATCTGAATTCTCCACAGATAAAGGAGGCCCTTTCACTGCAATACAAAGCACTAATACCTCTGGACTGGCACAGGCTCCTGGGTTAGCCTCCCAAGGCATCAGCTTTGGCATTAAGAATAATCCAGGAACTCCACTGCAGAAATTGGGAGTGTCATTTTCCTTTGCCAAGAAGGCTCCTGTCAAACTCGAATCAATAGCGTCAGTGTTCAAGGACCATGCAGAGGAAGGACCCTCTGAAGATGGAACCAAAGCTGATGAGAAAGGTTCTGACCAAGGATTGCAGAAGATGGGAGAATCTGATGGTAGCAGTAATCTTGATGGTAAAAAAGAGGATGAAGACCCTCAGGATGGAGGGTCCCTAGCCTCAACATTATCtaagttaaaaagaatgaagcGAGAAGAAGGAGCTGGGGCTGCAGAGCCAGAGTATTACCACTACATTCCCCCAGCACACTGCAAAGTAAAACCAAATTTCCCCTTCCTACTCTTTATGAGAGCCAGTGAACAGATGGAAGGTGATAATAGTATGCACCCAAAGAATGCCCTAGAGAGCAAAAAAAGCAGTTCTCCCAAGCCTAAAGGCTGTATCAAGGTGATAGCAAGCCAAGGAGCAGAAAAGACAGTTGATGAAGTCTCTGAGCAACAGACAGAAACCAGTGCCGCAGagccctcagagcctggaagcaaAGCTGAGACAAAGAAGACCTCAGGAGGGGATGTAAGTGAGCAGAGTTTAGAGAGTCCATGTCAGAAGGCTTCAGAGAATCAAATATGTGAGTCTAACCCCTCTAAAGAAACCTCTCAGATCACCCCAGCAGGGAAAGAAAGCCAAGAGGGACCCAAACATCCTACTGGTCCCTTCTTTCCAGTTTTGAGCAAAGATGAAAGCACTGCCCTCCAGTGGCCATCGGAACTCTTAATTTTTACCAAGGCAGAACCCTCCATTTCATACAGTTGTAACCCTTTATACTTTGACTTTAAACTTTCAAGGAACAAAGATGCCAGAGCTAAAGGGACCGAAAAACCAAAGGACATAGGAGGCTCCTCAAAGGACCATCTCCAGGGCCTTGATGCTGGTGAGCCAAATAAAAGCAAAGAGCGTGGAGAGAATGTAGAACATTCCTCAGGAGGCAGAATGGATGCACCTGCTTCTGGGTCTGCCTGTAGCAGTCTGAACAAGCAAGAACCTGGAGGCAGCCatgggtcagagacagaggacacagggagaagccTTCCTAGCAAGAAAGAACGATCTGGGAAGTCCCAccgacacaaaaagaaaaagaagcacaaaaaatCCAGCAAACACAAACGGAAACATAAGGCTGACCCAGAAGAGAAAAGCTCTAAGACAGAGTCTGGGGAGAAGTCTAAGAAGCGCAAGAAACGAAAACGAAAGAAGAACAAGTCATCAGCCCCCGCGGATTCTGAACGGGGACCCAAACCAGAACCCCCTGGGAGTGGTAGCCCTGCACCACCAAGACGACGGCGGCGAGCTCAAGATGACTCCCAGCGGAGATCCCTCCCAGCTGAAGAAGGGAGCAGCGGCAAGAAGGACGAAAGTGGAGGTGGTGGCAGCTCCCAGGATCATGGTGGGAAGAAACACAAAGGTGAGCCTCTAACTTCATCCTGCCAGCGAAGAGCTGGCACCAAACGGAGCAGCCGGTCCAGCCATCGAAGTCGACCCAGTAGTGGAGATGAAGATAGTGATGATGCTTCGTCACACCGGCTACACCAGAAGTCTCCGTCCCAGTacagtgaggaggaggaagaggaggaagactcAGGCAGTGAGCATTCCCGGAGCCGTTCCCGGTCGGGCCGGCGCCATTCCTCACACCGTTCCTCCCGGCGTTCTTACTCAAGTAGCTCCGATGCTTCTTCAGACCAGAGCTGCTACAGCAGACAGCGCAGTTACTCTGATGACAGCTACAGTGACTATAGTGACCGATCTCGAAGGCACTCCAAGCGCTCCCATGACTCTGATGACTCAGACTATGCCAGCTCCAAACACCGGTCCAAACGGCACAAGTACTCCTCTTCTGATGACGACTATAGCCTCAGTTGCAGCCAGTCCCGAAGCCGGTCTCGGAGTCATACCAGGGAGCGCTCAAGGTCCCGGGGCCGCAGCCGCAGCAGCAGCTGTAGTCGCAGCCGGAGCAAACGGAGAAGCCGCAGCACCACGGCCCACAGCTGGCAGCGGAGCCGAAGCTATAGCCGTGACCGCAGCCGCAGCACCAGGAGCCCTTCCCAGCGATCAGGTTCCAGGAAGGGATCATGGGGTCACGAAAGCCCTGAGGAGAGGCGTTCTGGTCGTCGAGACTTCATCCGCTCTAAAATCTACCGCTCCCAGTCTCCCCACTATTTCCGATCAGGCCGGGGAGAAGGTCCTGGGAAGAAAGATGACAGCAGAGGAGACGATGGTAAAGGGACAGGCCCGCCCTCCCAGAACAGCAACATTGGTGCCGGAAGGGGGTCAGAAGGTGACTGCAGCCCCGAAGACAAGAACTCCGTTACTGCCAAACTGCTCCTGGAGAAGATTCAGTCAAGGAAAGTGGAGAAGAAACCCAGTGTGAGTGAGGAGGTGCTGGCCACCCCTGCTAAAGCTGGGCTCAAGCTCAAGGACCCCCCACAAGGTTATTTTGGGCCCAAGCTCCCCCCATCTCTTGGCAATAAGCCTGTTCTTCCATTGATAGGGAAGCTCCCAGCTACCCGAAAGCCGAACAGCAAGAAATGTGAAGAGTCTGGCTTAGAAAGGGGGGAAGAGCAAGAACAGTCAGAGACAGAAGAAGGGCCTCCGGGGAGTAGTGATGCCCCATTTGGACATCAGTTCCCCTCAGAGGAAACAGCTGGCCCCTTATCAGACCCACTCCCAGAAGAGCCAAAGTCTGAAGAAGTTACTGCTGATCACCCTGTTGCTCCACTAGGCACCCCAGTGCATTCTGACTGCTATCCAGGGGACCCCACCATCTCCCATAACTACCTCCCTGACCCCAGTGATGGGGACACCCTAGAGTCCTTGGATAGTGGCAGTCAGCCAGGCCCTGTGGAATCCAGCTTGCTGCCTATAGCGCCAGACCTTGAGCACTTCCCCAGTTATGCACCTCCCAGTGGGGATCCTAGTATTGAGTCAGCTGATGGGGCTGAGGATGCTTCCCTGGCCCCCCTAGAGAGCCAGCCCATCACCTTCACCCCTGAGGAGATGGAGAAGTACAGCAAGCTCCAGCAGGCCGCACAACAGCACATCCAGCAGCAGCTTCTAGCCAAGCAAGTAAAGGCCTTTCCAGCCTCGGCTGCCCTGGCCCCAGCCACTCCAGCCCTGCAGCCTATCCACATTCAGCAGCCAGCCACAGCCTCTGCCACCTCAATCACAACTGTTCAGCATGCCATCCTGCAACATCATGCAGCGGCAGCTGCCGCCGCCATCGGAAttcacccccaccctcacccccagccaCTCGCCCAAGTGCATCATATTCCCCAGCCCCACCTGACCCCCATTTCCTTGTCCCACCTCACTCACTCAATCATCCCTGGCCACCCGGCCACCTTTCTCGCTAGCCATCCCATCCACATCATTCCCGCCTCAGCCATTCATCCTGGGCCCTTCACCTTCCATCCTGTCCCACATGCTGCCCTCtaccctaccctgcttgctccgCGGCCTGCTGCAGCAGCTGCCACCGCCCTCCACCTTCACCCACTACTTCACCCCATCTTCTCAGGTCAGGACCTGCAGCACCCGCCTAGCCATGGCACATGA